The Arachis hypogaea cultivar Tifrunner chromosome 19, arahy.Tifrunner.gnm2.J5K5, whole genome shotgun sequence genome has a window encoding:
- the LOC112777565 gene encoding conserved oligomeric Golgi complex subunit 1: MRVSSPAASSSPSPRHPPTTPQHSTDRISTAGYRDAESLFRTKPIAEIRNAEAATRKLIEDKKEELRQLVGNRYRDLIDSADSIVHMKASCNSISANISEIHGRINSLSASSSISQTNSSQTKLHSQSRAWTYGVACRVKYLVDTPENIWGCLDEGMFLEAASRYVRAKHVHHRLFSAKDDGGVGGGEQKNKILSNFPLLQHQWQIVESFRAQISQRSRDRLLDRGLAIAAYADALAAVAVIDELEPKQVLSLFLESRKSWISHVLGNAGAGDASSLVVSVLCDVLGIIQVSVGQVGELFLQVLNDMPLFYKVILGSPPASQLFGGIPNPEEEVRLWNSFRDKLESNMVMLDKRYIADTCFTWLRECVNKISGRNLVDAIGTGRDLASAEKSIRETMESKQVLEGSLEWLKSVFGSEVELPWSRIRELVLEDDSDLWDEIFEEAFLGRMKAIIDLRFRELTGTVDVMSSISSLGDTFAKLNDVQVYLNRPSMAGGVWFLESNSRKTGAASSVFKVQPEENEFQTCLNAYFGPEVSRIRDAVDVSCQSILEDLLSFLESPKASRRLKDLAPYLQSRCYDSVSAILMALKKELDSLYASMENGIKEIPTTVTVEKSLFIGRLLFAFQNHSKHIPLILGSPRFWISGNASAVGKVPSLVKHSRFGSEPSGSDSPGRQTSLGSKRQTSSAAAALLGAREGTTHELEELNRTIGDLCIRAYNLWILWLSDELSAIVSRDLKQDDALSLSTPWRGWEDTIVKQDQSDENQSDMKISLPSMPSLYIISFLFRACEEVHRVGGHVLDKKILQKLASRLLDKVIGIFEEFLSSQDSGAHQLSEKGVLQVLLDVKFATDILSGGDSNVVGELHSNAKAKVSVRRKQDQSSKTSAIREHSDQLLNRLSQRLDPIDWLTYQPYLWENERQSYLRHAVLFGFFVQLNRKYTDTVQKLSTNSESNILRCSTVPRFKYLPISAPALSSRGTKKTFTPSSNEISSRSSWNSLTNGELHQNINLDDNSSRGVATPFLKSFMQVGSRFGESTFKLGSILTDGQVGIFKDRSAMSSFGDMLPAQAAGLLSSFTAPRSDS; this comes from the exons ATGAGAGTGTCATCTCCCGCTGCCTCATCGTCGCCCTCGCCGCGGCATCCGCCAACCACCCCACAGCATTCCACTGACCGCATCTCCACCGCCGGCTACCGCGATGCGGAGTCGCTGTTCCGGACAAAGCCGATCGCCGAGATCCGTAACGCGGAGGCGGCGACGCGGAAGCTGATCGAGGACAAGAAGGAGGAGCTCCGGCAGCTGGTCGGGAACCGCTACCGTGACCTCATCGACTCCGCCGACTCAATCGTCCACATGAAGGCTTCGTGCAACTCAATCTCCGCCAACATCTCCGAGATCCACGGCCGCATCAATTCCCTCTCCGCTTCCTCCTCCATTTCCCAAACCAACAGCTCCCAAACCAAGCTCCATTCTCAGTCCCGAGCCTGGACCTACGGCGTGGCGTGCCGCGTCAAGTATCTCGTCGATACGCCGGAGAATATTTGGGGATGCCTCGACGAAGGGATGTTCCTGGAGGCCGCGTCGCGATACGTGCGTGCCAAGCACGTGCACCACCGATTATTCTCGGCCAAGGACGATGGGGGTGTTGGCGGTGGCGAGCAGAAGAACAAGATCTTGTCAAATTTCCCGCTTCTGCAGCACCAGTGGCAGATTGTGGAGAGCTTCCGGGCGCAGATCTCACAGCGGAGCCGTGACAGGTTGCTGGATCGCGGACTTGCCATTGCCGCTTATGCCGATGCGCTGGCCGCCGTGGCCGTCATTGACGAACTCGAGCCTAAGCAG GTCTTGAGCTTGTTTCTGGAATCAAGGAAGTCTTGGATATCGCATGTTTTGGGTAATGCTGGTGCTGGTGATGCTTCCTCTTTGGTGGTTTCTGTCTTGTGTGATGTATTAGGTATAATTCAGGTCAGTGTGGGTCAGGTTGGTGAGTTGTTTCTGCAAGTGTTGAATGATATGCCCCTTTTCTACAAAGTCATTCTTGGATCTCCTCCAGCATCACAATTGTTTGGTGGGATTCCCAATCCAGAAGAGGAAGTTAGGCTTTGGAATTCTTTCCGAGATAAATTAGAATCAAACATGGTAATGCTTGATAAACGTTACATTGCTGATACTTGTTTTACTTGGTTAAGGGAATGCGTAAACAAGATAAGTGGAAGGAATTTGGTTGATGCCATTGGTACTGGCCGGGATCTAGCTTCTGCTGAGAAATCAATAAGGGAGACAAtggaaagtaaacaagttcttgaAGGCAGTCTAGAATGGCTCAAGAGTGTCTTTGGGTCTGAGGTTGAGTTACCTTGGAGTAGGATTCGGGAACTTGTCTTGGAAGATGACTCAGATCTTTGGGATGAAATATTTGAGGAAGCTTTTCTTGGCAGGATGAAAGCAATAATTGACTTGAGATTTAGGGAGTTAACTGGTACTGTTGATGTGATGAGCTCGATTTCATCATTAGGGGACACTTTTGCCAAGCTGAATGATGTTCAGGTTTACTTGAACAGACCTTCTATGGCTGGTGGAGTTTGGTTTCTAGAATCCAATTCTAGAAAGACAGGAGCTGCTTCTTCTGTGTTTAAAGTCCAGCCTGAGGAAAATGAATTTCAGACTTGTCTTAATGCCTATTTTGGTCCTGAAGTAAGTCGAATCAGGGATGCAGTGGATGTTTCTTGTCAGAGCATTCTTGAAGATCTTTTAAGTTTCTTAGAATCTCCAAAGGCCTCTAGAAGATTGAAGGATCTTGCACCTTATCTACAAAGCAGATGTTATGACAGTGTCTCTGCTATATTGATGGCACTGAAAAAAGAGCTTGATAGTTTATATGCCTCTATGGAAAATGGCATCAAGGAGATTCCAACAACTGTCACTGTTGAAAAATCACTTTTCATTGGACGATTGTTGTTTGCATTTCAGAACCATTCGAAGCATATACCCTTGATACTTGGTTCTCCCAGATTTTGGATCAGTGGGAATGCATCTGCTGTTGGGAAAGTCCCTTCTCTGGTGAAACATTCTAGATTTGGATCCGAGCCTTCAGGCTCTGATAGTCCAGGAAGACAAACAAGCCTTGGCTCTAAAAGGCAAACTTCATCTGCTGCAGCTGCCTTGCTTGGAGCAAGAGAAGGTACCACCCATGAATTGGAAGAACTCAATAGAACTATAGGGGATCTTTGCATTAGAGCTTACAACTTATGGATATTATGGCTATCTGATGAACTTTCTGCCATTGTCTCacgagatctcaaacaggatgaTGCTTTATCTTTGAGTACACCCTGGAGG GGCTGGGAGGATACCATAGTCAAGCAAGATCAGTCTGATGAGAACCAATCAGATATGAAAATATCTCTTCCATCTATGCCTTCTCTGTATATCATTTCATTTCTATTTAGAGCTTGTGAAGAAGTTCATAGAGTTGGAGGTCATGTACTTGATAAGAAGATTTTGCAGAAACTTGCATCAAGACTATTGGATAAG GTGATTGGTATCTTTGAGGAGTTCCTTTCTTCTCAAGATAGTGGTGCTCATCAATTGTCAGAAAAAGGAGTCTTGCAAGTTTTGTTAGATGTAAAATTTGCCACTGATATACTGTCTGGTGGTGATTCAAATGTGGTTGGGGAATTACATAGCAACGCAAAGGCAAAAGTATCTGTCAGGAGGAAGCAGGACCAAAGTTCGAAGACCTCAGCCATTAGAGAACATTCAGATCAGTTATTAAACCGCCTTTCTCAGAGGCTTGATCCTATTGACTGGCTTAC GTATCAACCATATCTATGGGAGAATGAGCGGCAGTCATATCTGCGACATGCTGTGCTGTTTGGTTTCTTTGTGCAACTTAACCGAAAGTACACTGACACTGTTCAGAAACTCTCCACTAATTCCGAGTCTAATATTCTTAGGTGTTCTACAGTTCCCCGTTTCAAGTACCTCCCCATCAG TGCTCCGGCATTGTCCTCTAGAGGGACAAAGAAGACATTCACTCCATCATCAAATGAAATCTCTTCAAGAAGTTCGTGGAACTCTCTTACCAATGGAGAACTTCATCAGAATATAAATTTGGATGACAACTCAAGTCGCGGGGTGGCGACACCATTCCTGAAGTCTTTCATGCAA GTTGGAAGCAGGTTTGGGGAGAGTACCTTTAAATTGGGATCCATACTAACTGATGGGCAAGTCGGCATTTTCAAGGATAGATCTGCTATGTCTTCGTTTGGAGACATGCTACCTGCTCAAGCTGCAGGTCTTCTTTCATCTTTCACAGCTCCCAGGTCAGATTCTTGA
- the LOC112776485 gene encoding uncharacterized protein, whose translation MLRGVLCATRPKPWILSAAILHASLHHSSARLLHAPPLFPQLLRRTDARRHHSSACNHGGDFGGGGAASIWHAIMPCGGGAGSGKKLRHRGVVAVHHHDHELKGEGSWNVAWDARPARWLHRPDSAWLLFGVCACLAPPVSSVTDLEATPPATATVVNRDINPEGQGVKVDGLSSDYRVTGVLADGRCLFRAIAHGACLRNGEAAPDERRQRELADELRAQVVEELMKRREETEWFIEGDFDTYVKRIQQPYVWGGEPELLMASHVLKTPISVFMRDTSSLSLVNIAKYGEEYRNEKDVCINVLFHGYGHYDILETLSTESCLESSA comes from the exons ATGCTCAGAGGTGTGCTCTGCGCCACACGTCCCAAGCCTTGGATCCTCTCCGCCGCCATCCTTCATGCATCTCTCCACCACTCCTCCGCTCGTCTCCTCCATGCTCCGCCGCTTTTTCCCCAACTCCTCCGACGAACGGACGCCCGTAGACACCACTCCAGTGCCTGCAATCATGGCGGAGATTTCGGCGGCGGAGGTGCGGCTTCGATATGGCACGCAATCATGCCTTGTGGTGGCGGAGCCGGAAGTGGCAAGAAGCTCCGGCATCGCGGCGTGGTGGCGGTGCACCACCACGACCACGAGCTGAAGGGCGAGGGATCTTGGAACGTCGCGTGGGACGCGCGGCCTGCCAGGTGGCTCCACCGTCCCGATTCGGCGTGGCTCCTGTTCGGTGTCTGTGCTTGCCTTGCCCCACCGGTTTCCTCTGTCACCGATCTCGAGGCTACGCCGCCGGCGACTGCGACTGTGGTTAATCGCGACATAAATCCCGAGGGACAGGGAGTGAAGGTTGATGGACTCTCTTCTGATTACAGAGTCACTG GCGTGCTTGCTGATGGTCGATGTCTTTTTAGAGCCATAGCTCATGGAGCTTGTTTGAGAAATGGGGAAGCAGCACCTGACGAGAGGCGCCAAAGGGAACTTGCCGACGAGCTGAGAGCTCAG GTGGTAGAAGAGTTGATGAAGAGACGCGAGGAAACTGAATG GTTTATAGAAGGGGACTTTGATACATATGTAAAGAGAATTCAGCAGCCTTATGTATGGGGCGGGGAACCTGAGTTGTTGATGGCTTCTCATGTTTTGAA GACACCTATCTCAGTCTTCATGAGGGACACAAGCTCTCTTAGTTTGGTAAACATAGCTAAATATGGGGAAGAATACAGGAATGAGAAGGACGTGTGTATTAATGTGTTGTTTCATGGGTATGGCCACTATGACATATTGGAGACTTTATCAACCGAGAGTTGCCTGGAATCAAGTGCATAG